The Parvularculales bacterium region CAAAGACCATTGCGCGCTGAAGTTCATCTTGCTTGTATCTCTCATATATTATGCACCCCTCATCTCAGCTTATTCTGCCGCCTTAGCGGAGGGAAGTTGATGGTCCTTAAATTGCTCACGCAAGGCCGTCTTTTGTATCTTGCCTGTCGCCGTATGAGGGATTTCATTTACAAAAACTACGTCATCTGGTATCCACCATTTGGCGATTTTACCCTCCATGTAGCCGAGAATATCGTCCGACGAGACGTTAGAGCCCTCCTTGCGGACAACAATCAGCAAAGGCCGCTCATCCCATTTAGGATGTAAGATGCCAATAACCGCCGCCTCAACCACATCAGGATGCCCCACGGCGAGGTTCTCCAACTCAATGGAGGAAATCCACTCACCACCAGACTTAATTACATCCTTAGAGCGGTCCGTAATCTGCATAAAGCCAAGTTCATCAATGGTTGCCACATCGCCAGTATCAAACCAGCCATCTTCATCTAGAATCTGACCACCCTCACCTTTTAGGTAGCTTCCAGAAATAGCCGGCCCACGCACCATAAGATGCCCAAAAGCCTTGCCATCCCAAGGCAGTTCCTTACCATCATCATCGGTGATTTTCATCTCCACCGTATACATAGCGCGGCCCTGCTTTAATTTGACATCCATACACTCATCAAAAGATAGGTTTTCCATGCCCCGCTTGAAGCCCGCCATAGTACCAATGGGAGACATTTCCGTCATGCCCCACAAATGACGCACTTCCACTTCATAGTTACGCTCAAAAGCCTCCAACATAGAGCGGGGTATGGCTGATCCCCCAATCGCTACCCGACCAAGATGGGGCAATTTGAGATTATTGGCCTCCAGATGCTGCATCAACATCATCCATACCGTTGGCACAGCAGCGGTCATGGTGACTTGTTCTG contains the following coding sequences:
- a CDS encoding long-chain-fatty-acid--CoA ligase; translated protein: MKSLMQDWPLRVHTILDHAHLHHGTGEIVTRSLEGPIHRCSYADMHLRARKVSQALVRLGINKGDALGTMAWNTWRHMEVWYGIMGAGAVCHTLNPRLFADQLVYIINHAEDKVIFLDANLTAIFEGFQDRLTAVKHYIIMTDKEHMPETTLPNVLCYEDLLAAEDGNFDWVTGDENDACGICYTSGTTGNPKGVVYSHRSNVIHTLAANAADAIGLRSVDSVMPVVPMFHANAWSIAFAAPAGGSKLVMPGANMDGASIYELLDTEQVTMTAAVPTVWMMLMQHLEANNLKLPHLGRVAIGGSAIPRSMLEAFERNYEVEVRHLWGMTEMSPIGTMAGFKRGMENLSFDECMDVKLKQGRAMYTVEMKITDDDGKELPWDGKAFGHLMVRGPAISGSYLKGEGGQILDEDGWFDTGDVATIDELGFMQITDRSKDVIKSGGEWISSIELENLAVGHPDVVEAAVIGILHPKWDERPLLIVVRKEGSNVSSDDILGYMEGKIAKWWIPDDVVFVNEIPHTATGKIQKTALREQFKDHQLPSAKAAE